GTGCTCTCGGACCTGGGGCGGCTGCACGAGCCGGAGAGCCAGATCGTCCTGGGCGCTGCCGTGATCGACGATGTCATCGGCCTGATCATACTTGCCGTGGTGGCGAAAGCGGTGGCGGGAGCGCATCTGACGCTCAGCGGAGTGGCCATGACGACGGCCCTGGCGTTCGGTTTCCTGGCGGCCGTCCTGGCCGTCGGCACGGTGGCTGGGCCGCCGCTGTTCCGGCTGCTCGCGCGCCTGAGCCGCGAGGAGACGCTGGCCACCATGGGGCTGGCCCTCGGCTTTCTGGTGGCGTACCTGGCCGACATCTCGGGGTCCGCCCTGATCGTGGGTGCCTTCGCGGCCGGGCTCGTCGTCGAGCGCACGCCCCAGGCGCCGGTGGTTGGGCGTGGCATCGTCGCCCTCGGCCAGTTCTTTGTTCCCATCTTCTTCGTCGCGGTGGGCGCCGCTGTGGACGTCCGCTCCTTCCTGGATCCCGGGGTGCTCACGGTTGGCGCGGCGCTGATCGCGGTAGCGATCGTAGGCAAGGTGGCAGCAGGCTACGCGCCGATCTGGTCCACCGCGAAGAAGAGCGTGATCGGAGTCGGGATGATGCCGCGGGGAGAGGTGGGCCTCATTTTCGCCCAGATGGGGCTCACCGCTGGCGTCCTTTCCGCGGGCCTGTTCAGCGCCCTCACGCTGATGGTCATGGTCACCACATTCCTGGCGCCGCCACTCCTGAAGATACTGTTTCCGCCGCTCGGGGAAGGACTGCCCCCGCCCCCCGAGGGTGTGGCCAAGATTACCACGGAGGCCTGATGCTGGCTGGTCCGGGCTGCGGGTGGACGGGACGGTGAAACCCGCCCAGTCGCGCCCGCTTCGCGGGCGCCGGATTGTTGTGACGCGGCCTCGCGCACAGGCGGCGGGATTCATCGCCGAACTCGAGGCGTTGGGCGCGGAAGTGATCGCGTTCCCCGCCATCCGCATCGAGCCGCCGGCGGACCCCCTGCCGCTGCGCGAGGCAGCGCGTTCCGTGGGCGGATACGACTGGGTCGTCTTCACCTCCGTGAACGGCGTCGAGCGCTTCTGGCAGGAACTCGAGCAAAGCGGGCGCGACGCCCGAGCGCTGGAGGGAGTACGCGTCGCTTGCATTGGCCCGGCCACCGCCCGGGCGCTCGAGGCGCGTAGCATTCGCGCCGCTGTCGTGCCGGCCCGCTTCATCGCGGAGGACCTCGTGGAGGCTATGGCCTCCGTAGCCAACCTGCGCGGCGCTCGCGTGCTGCTCCCCCGCGCAGC
This is a stretch of genomic DNA from Gemmatimonadota bacterium. It encodes these proteins:
- a CDS encoding cation:proton antiporter; the protein is MLAAAKIAGELAERIGQPAVLGELLAGVALGASILGVVDPADPLIHLLAQFGVIILLFEIGLETDLRRLLRVGPASSIVAIVGVVLPFGLGYAALVGLGFPALPAVVAGAALTATSVGITARVLSDLGRLHEPESQIVLGAAVIDDVIGLIILAVVAKAVAGAHLTLSGVAMTTALAFGFLAAVLAVGTVAGPPLFRLLARLSREETLATMGLALGFLVAYLADISGSALIVGAFAAGLVVERTPQAPVVGRGIVALGQFFVPIFFVAVGAAVDVRSFLDPGVLTVGAALIAVAIVGKVAAGYAPIWSTAKKSVIGVGMMPRGEVGLIFAQMGLTAGVLSAGLFSALTLMVMVTTFLAPPLLKILFPPLGEGLPPPPEGVAKITTEA
- a CDS encoding uroporphyrinogen-III synthase encodes the protein MTRPRAQAAGFIAELEALGAEVIAFPAIRIEPPADPLPLREAARSVGGYDWVVFTSVNGVERFWQELEQSGRDARALEGVRVACIGPATARALEARSIRAAVVPARFIAEDLVEAMASVANLRGARVLLPRAASARAALPAGLAAHGASVHQVEAYRTVPDAQGGAWLRQQLDLDAIDVITFTASSTVESFVQAVGTRLGRAIIVAIGPITAATARQHGLRVDIVAEEHTTAGIIQRLLDYFA